The following is a genomic window from Babesia bovis T2Bo chromosome 4 map unlocalized Chr4_1, whole genome shotgun sequence.
GTGCACTTAAACGCTGCCTTCTTTTGCTCCTGAGCTGGTGGCGCCACTTTTTTCTGTTCCTCTGGAGACTCTATCTTTAGCTTCTCCATGCCATCACTCATATCTTCATTTCGCGCCAGAGGTACTCCATTCGGCGTAGCGTCGTCTGTTGGCACATTAGAGGCTGTATCCAAGGCATTGGCCTGTTGCGATAATCCTCTATTGCCAGCATCCTTAACATTCAACGCAACCAGTTGCAACGACCCTGGTGGTTGCAAGGTGTTTGATATGTAGTCATCAACGGTGCGATATATCTTCGTGCAACATAAGAACCTGATGTTGACCACCGCGTCCTGCCTTTGGTGGTTATCATCCCTGGAGTCTTTAGCTTTCCGGTTACCAGGGGTAGATTTGGCCTGTGAGTGGTCCACATGCTCGATGTATGCGTTTTGCTCACTCAGGAACTGGAGCACATCGTCTCTCTGGTTCATGGCGCATGTAATTTTAAGCCGCATCTGTGACCTTGCGATTTCATTTGGATACAGCTGCTGCAGATGCGCCAGTGCTTTTAGTGCTTGCTTTTTAGCAGGTTCTCTCAGTGACACGCTGAAAGCACTAGATTTCAGCGTGTTTTCAATAAGAGTGCTAGTTAAAGCGCGACCCGTTTTAGGGTTAATTGCCAATTCACTAAGGATAGTGACTACATCCTTAAACATCGCTTGCAGCATTTGGTTGCGCTCCTCTTTGCTAACCTGCATCTCACCCTTATCCAGTATCTGCTTGCATATGGTATCGATGTCTTTAGTCCCAAACGCCTCCAGGAGCTCGTCATTTTTAGCCAGCTTACCCTTAGTTATACTGGTGAATATACAGGGTGTTTGCAGGACCTCTTGTATATCGGTTTCAACGCCTACATAAAGTAAATCGTATTATAACCCAGTTCCTGGGTATAGAGCATACCTACCTGATCTCCAATTAACCACTTTGTTCTTGTAGCAAGCAATCTCGAATTTCTTCCCGCCAGTCTTGAGTCGTACAGTGGCCACATTGGTCAATCTGACCTGTCCTATAGGCTGGAAAAGTCcacacatttatatatccatagCGCCTGTATATCACAAGGTAATGATTGGTCTCATGGAGCGTTATATCGGTTCATACTAAATTCAGGCGCTCCACTACGCTCAACTGTCCATAAGGCCATGGTTCAAAGCAGCCCATAGCATTCATCGGTACATAGCTATAATTTTCCCCGTTAAATTACAGGATTCTTTATTTTCCTTATCGTGATATATTAGATCTAGCACATTTTGTGGGTGTTAGTGTATGCGCTTCCCGGGTAATATAGACACCCTGAGTGGCGTCGATCCGTTGTGgatggtatatatctattttatgAGGGCACCCTAAAGGAGGAAACCATTTGCCAAAACGAGTTAATTGCTTTCTACAGCCCTAGCAATAGTTTACAAGATGGATGCTTCCGACGACATAACAGATGAATTGCTGACACTACCCGGCTTCATACGCCGCAATCTGCTACTTATGCGAGAGCTAGATGTCAAGTTCATATCGCTACTGGAGAGTGCTAAGAGCCGTGAGAATGAAGTTCTGTCAACGTTTACCGATACCCCGTCTGAAGCCGCGTCTACTGCCGAGACCAAGGTGGAGTCATCGCCGTCACCCTTGCGGCGTCAGGGCTCTGATGGTGATAAAAGCGCAGCAGGTACTTCCAAGAGTCGTGCAAAGGGCAAGCAGAGTACCGAAAGTAAGTCCAAGGCTGCTAACTCAGAATCAAAACGCCAGTGTCGCGGTTCATCGGCAAGTTCTAACGCCACTTCTGCAACTGATAGTAGCCCACCTGCTGCACCACCGTCGTGTATTGACCCTGCTACCCAAAAGGAGATTGATGCAATACAAAGTCTACGTATGGATGCTATGCATTTAATGTATGAAAAACTAGCTATAAACGACCAGGTAACATCTATGTTAAAGGGTGAATACGAGAATTTGAAGAATGTATT
Proteins encoded in this region:
- a CDS encoding SBDS family rRNA metabolism protein, whose product is MCGLFQPIGQVRLTNVATVRLKTGGKKFEIACYKNKVVNWRSGVETDIQEVLQTPCIFTSITKGKLAKNDELLEAFGTKDIDTICKQILDKGEMQVSKEERNQMLQAMFKDVVTILSELAINPKTGRALTSTLIENTLKSSAFSVSLREPAKKQALKALAHLQQLYPNEIARSQMRLKITCAMNQRDDVLQFLSEQNAYIEHVDHSQAKSTPGNRKAKDSRDDNHQRQDAVVNIRFLCCTKIYRTVDDYISNTLQPPGSLQLVALNVKDAGNRGLSQQANALDTASNVPTDDATPNGVPLARNEDMSDGMEKLKIESPEEQKKVAPPAQEQKKAAFKCTNCVLEFNTAGAYRQHCKSELHVINNKLALKGLPPVSEQDLVELELCRKNASLDD